The DNA region AGAGTTCAAAATCAGTAGAGGAGTCAGACAAGGGGATCCAATATCACCCAAACTATTTATAGCGGTGCTACAAAACATATTTCGTCAGCTTGACTGGGAAAAAAttggaataaaaatatttgataaacGTCTGAGTCATTTGCGATTTGCTGATGACATAGTAATCTTTTCAGAGAATCCTAAGAATCTTCAACAAATGCTAAACGACCTAAATAGGGAAAGTTGCAAGGTTGGACTAGAAATGAATCATACCAAAAcgaaaattatgactaacagtgagcccataaaaatatccatacaaaataaagaaCTTGAATATGTAGATCATTACATTTATTTGGGCAAACAAATATCATTTAACGCTGATAGCAACAAAGAAGAGATAGATCGCAGGATCAACATCAGCTGGAAAAAGTTTTGGAGTTTCAAAGAGCTACTGAAGGGAAACTACAGTCTAGACATGAAAAAAACAGTAATGGACACATGCATTCTACCTTGTCTGACATATGCCTGTCAAACCTGGGTGCACACTGACAAGAACAAAAGAAAAATTAGAACATGTCAACGGGGTATGGAAAGGAGCatcttaaatataaaacttaaagaCAAAGTTAATAGCAAGCACATCAGATCAAAAACAAAGCTCATAGACGCATTAGAGTTCATACTGAAACAAAAATGGAGATGGGCTGGCCACATAGCGAGAATGACTGACGACAGATGGACTAGTAAAATCACCAAATGGCCAGGACCATATGGAAAGAGAAAACCTGGAAAACCAAAAACAAGATGGTCAAAAGACATTACAGAAATAGCGGGGGAGAGTTGGCCAGTTAAGGCCAAAGACCGAGATAAATGAAATCatggaggaggcctatacccGACAGGGGTCCTTGATATAAACTagagatatatatatattaaatcaTACATGTAAACTCTGATAAGGAAATAAAAAggctttattattatattattactattataagTTACTGAACAGAAATTAGTTTAGTTAGGTactttgcattttttttatacattggtttaaaaaagttgttcaaattTAAAGAACAAAATTAATCAAAATAAGATTTTGGTGAATGATGTTATACAACTTTTTTATTACAGTTTGTAACATATTTTGATTTCAGTGATTATTAAAATATCGATGATTATTAATTTAGGTTTATTTTGCCATAAGTGCAATAACATGCTCataataaaacacaattttGTTTTTCACTCAGGTTACACCTAGGTAACACTTAGTTATTTCAGCTATAGAGCAATTAAGAGCCCAAGTGAAAACACAATGGCCTGTACACAGCTTTCAATAACCAGACTATTGCTTAAATGCAAATTTACTtgttaagggcccatttagacggtacaagAACTCGCAtacattacattgcggtatttgatggctgtgcaaaattgtatgtaacctcaacagcctgcaatataactaaaattgcatgcgagttcgcacgccgtctaaatcaggcttaACTGTAGATCTTTTCACAAATCACACAACTTGGCTAGTCACAGTCAAGTGCTAAGTATTTTCCTCAGCCCAATTCTGATCCTTACTGAATAAtagaatatacatacatagtgtCAATTAAAACTAATGCAACTATATTCAAACTCAACGATGGGGCTACTGTACTTTTAAATACACAGATATATTTCATACCTTTAAGCGGCATCCAGTCCAGCTCACCTTCAAACATCAGCACACAATTTGATAACCTATCTACACACACAATCACGTTTCCTGCACACTGCTCGAGCTCACATTCCTAGTCCGTTTGCCACCGGCCGTAGACTTCTTTCTCTTTCCGTCTTCTTCGCTCACACTATTGGTCCGGGGTTTAGGGCTCATGATATCGGAGCTGACGGAGTCTCGCTGTGACTTCTTGCGTTGTCGCTTGGGGACAGTCTCTCCTATGAGCATCTCGTTGAAGAGCCTCTGGCGGGCCTCCCAGTAGAGGTTCTGTCGCTGGACGAGCTCGGGGTGTTTGGACTCGAAGGCGGAGTCGGGGGGATGAGGAGCTCCCAGCCGGTCTTGGGGTTGAACTTGGCGACGGAGCGGATGATGTCCAGCACGTCCTGCGGCGGCAGGCGCACGGCCGCCGCCACCTTCCGCCGGTCGATGTACGAGTGCTGGGTGAACAGGTATAACTGGAAtggacaaatatttttttaagaatataCCCAAACTGTACGAAAATTAGCACCTTAGACGTTAATTGTGTCGGTtaatttcaaacttgggtaaatccattctgctttaaggttgaatatataaaaaatataatatgatctgaaagataatcaaccttatagcagaatggatttacccggttttgaagttaagcgacacaattaaaaTTGATGATACAAAGTAAaccaattatttaaaaataaatctcgaGACTTGAATATGGAACCATTCATACTTatttggcgcagtcggtagggtTTAAAGCAATATTCTAATATATATAACACGCATATTAGTTAAGTACGCATAGTAATGAAGATTCGCTTAGTGGCCTTCCTCATTGACCTATATGACTAAAGTGTACTGACCACATGATCCCCAGCAGCTCGCAATAAAGCCGCTGTGGCACCAGCTCCTTGCGCTGCGGATCTTGCTGTCCACAGTCCACGTAcacgggccattttttcaaagttgtccaccccactttttttgtaacatgggaattttttacgcgattaatacgcGATATTGAATCGCGAGGTTTttcgatcctaataggagaaaaaaaatgtcccaagatttccatacattttctcgaaacttccattccgttaccgccatacaaaatgtatgaaaaaaaccggccaagaccgtgtcgggccacgctcagtgtagggttccgtagttttccgtatttttctcaaaaactactgaacctatcaagttcaaaacaattttcctagaaagtttttataaagatctactattgtgatttttttcatattttttgaacatagggtccaaaagttagagggggggggacgcacttttttttcctttagaagcgattatttccgaaaatattaatattatcaaaaaacgatcttagtaaacccttcttcattttttaatacctatccaacaatatatcacacgttggggttggaatgaaaaaaaatatccgcccccactttacatgtagggggggtaccctaataaaacatttttttccattttttatttttgcactttgttggcgtgattgatatacatattggtaccaaatttcagctttctagtgcttacggttactgagattatccgcggacggacggacggacggacggacggacggacggacggacagacagacatggcgaaactataagggttcctagttgactacggaaccctaaaaatggtaacggaatgggaaaaaaccttgggacacttttttctcctattagaattgaaagagctcatgattctgagcgAAAACCACATGataatttccaaatccaaaaaaaaagtggggtggacaactttgaaaaaaatggctcacACAGCAGGCGTGTCCGCTGAGTAGGGAGAGTAGTGCAGATTCGCTGAGTAGCCCAGATTTCTTACTCATTGATCTATATGAAAGTTGGAAAAGTTAAGTGTGCTCACCACATGATCCCTAGCAGCTCGCCATAAAGCTGCTGTGGCCCCAGCTCCGAGCGCCGAGGATCTTGCTGTCCACAGCCCTCGTACACAGCATGCATGCCCACTTAGCAGGGAGAGTAGTGCAGATTCACTGAGAGGTCCGGAATCCGTGCGAATCAGGGAACGGAGGTCGTCGAATGTCATGAGTTTAGCTGAAAATATGTGGACAAAACGTTTAATACAGTTAGTATGTATTTTCCATAGAATCCGTAGGTACTGAATAACGAATAAAATTTAAAGGAGAGAAGTACTAACAgtacaggggcccatttctcaaaactgaaagttacaagttggaagagacttccgcttgtaacttgtaactttcagttttgagaaatgagcCCCAGGTTGTTTCATGAAACGTTGTTTCTGTATGAATGGAATGAATAAACTTTGATTGAGTGACCTGTACCAGCATATAGTCGTAACGTTTCATTGTATTGGTTACATTCACTCATTGGTTTCATTCGTGCCAACTCTTGAACCTTGAATTGACCTGTGCAAGTTAGAATCTCGGTATTGTATTTGTTGGTTTGGTGAGTAGAATAAAATTGTACATTGATGCAAGATTTTGGCAAATGGAAAAGCAATACCTGGAAGAATTTCGTTTTTGTTGGATGATGCGTGGCAAGAGCAAAGATGAACTCACCATTGTTAAGTATATCAGCCAGTTGCTCGACTGGGTCAAGTCGCTTGGGAGTCGCTTGGGCTTCATCAGCCGGCGGAGGAGGCACCAACGCTCGTACATATTCTCGGCCGCGGAGCGACAGTGCTGACCCCTGTCCTGGGGTTGCGCTGAATAGCTTCAGGCGCTCCAGCTATCGACATAGAACacactttaacactttcgcaaccaagaacccgtctggtaggcactcgtgaactttgctcagatgccggacAACCCGCTGGACGAGTTATCGCCATACATCGCGGGCGGTTATAGATAACGTCTGTTTTCCAGCGTCGTGCGCCATTGTCTGGTGGTGAATGTGTTAATGAAGACGTTTATACCAGCATATTTTCGGATTCTAGTGTAGGCTATATTTCAAAGTTTCCAAAACTGACTAAATACAcccaaatatatatttttcgtTACACCCTATATGGAGTTGGATGgcattaaaataagttttttcgaTTCTTATTCTAGAATACTTAATGAAATCATTAAGTAttctttataaatgttttttttttttaaagctatCAGCTTTTTTGGCATTGTTAAGACAAGCTATATACTGAAAATTATCaggccaaatcggctctacatataaggtttttagggttccgtagtcaactaggaacccttatagtttcgccatgtctgtctgtccgtccgtccgtccgtccgtccgcggataatctcagtaactgttagcactagaaagctgaaatttggtaccaatatgtatatcaatcacgccaacaaagtgcaaaaataaaaaatggaaaaaaatgttttattagggtaccccctacatgtaaagtgggggcgtgtgatatattgtttttcatttcagccggaggggtttttggcatctgttttgtatggaacAGATACTAGCGTGACCCGTTGGGAATATATTGTTCCGCCACtgataggtaggtatttaaaaatgaataagggtttactgagatcgttttttgataatattaatattttcggaaataatcgctcctaaaggaaaaaaaagtgcgtcccccccctctaacttttcaaccatatgtttaaaaaatatgaaaaaaatcacaaaagaaactttataaagactttctaggaaaattattttgaacttgataggttcagtagtttttgagaaaaatacggaaaactacggaaccctacactgagcgtggcccgacacgctcttggccggttttttttaaacaaatttgaCTGCCATAAAAATCGAGATAGAGAGACTATATCTCTTTGAGAGCAATTATCTCGCCAAAGtctttttaagtaaataaaattactTCTGAAAATCACTCGTCAAGAATTCATACTCACATCCGCATAGTCAGTGTCCGCATGCTTCCATAGTCCGTGGTACCAGGGCTCCTCGGCGATGCGCTGTGATATCGACTCGTACGATTTCTCTCGCGCCTTCTTTGCTACGTCTGTTTCTTGTCGGGCGAATTTCACTGTCACCTACGcatattagatttttaaatgttttaagacttcatttaaagaaaatattgcgtacatacatacatacatacaatcacgcctgtgtcccatgaaggggtaggcagagcacatgaaactactcaggtttcagtgccactcttggcaaataaggggttgaaagaaaacgaaactgtgacattgcagtgacaggttgccagcctctcgcctacgccacaatttaacccatatcccacagtcgccttctacgacacccacgggaagaaagggggtggtgaaattcttaacccgtcaccacacggcaaAATATTGCGTGATCTACAAAATTAActgataattgttttttttttttaccacatggTGGTCCAATCCAATTACTGTTGCtgtctttttttaattttatttaaatatagatagtacaggtgtagtgcgaaaagattcgccttcgtattgttacggaaacgtacgaacgtgtcatgctatttcagtcagtttcagtacaagatgacaaatacaaacatttctggaaaaatatgaaggaaacTACATCTGTACCGATTTTTATTTCAGAAATTAAACTGCCATTTTCAATCAATTGTCACTTATCAATAAGGCACTGTTTCCATGATAGATCAATATGAAATCAATCTATTGACAACACACATTTAGGTTTGCTAGAAGAGGCTTACTGTGTTTAAGTGTCTCTTAGAGATAAGTTCACCTCTGTACTATCTTCTTGTTTCTTTTATATCAAATATATGTTTGTTTTGTATTGGTGTTGGACAATAAAGCAtttttctttttactttttttggttgaaaacataaaaataaaatgatacaGACCTGTTGCGCCTCAGGCTCTTTGTCTTCATCGTCGGAGTTTTCAGCCTTGTTTTTATCATGTTTCCGCTTGTCTTGTCTGTCATAATAAGAGCAAGATGGTCTCATTTGCACAATCCCTGAAAATTACAAAGTTTATGGGTTTACTCGTACTTTTACTACAGTTTTCACATTAAAatctatttttaatatttatttacacaaatcaACAACTTATTTGTTTTAGCGACTTTTGGTAATTAACTAGAACAAAAACTGGGAATTATCTATTAGTACCAGGTCATTTTAAGTCTTAAGATATAGACAACAAGTTGGAACTCAAAAAATCCTACGCACAGATCTCTGTCTAAGTATCTTGGCAAATCAACATTTGGCTCAAATCAGTCTGCAGTTTTTAaactttgttataaaattacacccttaaataaaaaatttatTGGAACTTTTCACTTTATACTGTATAATAAAACATAACCCTAACTCTTAGATCCAGTAATCTGAGACTTTGTTCATTAGATGTTCGATTTCTTGGTAATTCCAGAGAAATTTTGAGTAACACCAGAGACATTCGAAAATAtcagtcaaaaagttgatttGATGTAAAACACTGATTTTAGTTGAAATTATTATGATTCTAAAGTGGTTGTAGCCACCAACCTACCTTTAATTGGTGTGCAATGCAGCTCTTTGTCCTGTAAAATGGCCACCGCATAGTGCTGTGTGTCCACACAGGGTGAGCTGCTCTCAAACACCATCTTGTCCATAATCCCATCGTTGAAGTACTGAGCCTTCTCCCGCTCCTTGTCTTTAATGTACCTGGATTCCTGGACATTAACAGTAAGTAAAACTATATTGTTTTGGGCTTGTTATTCTCTCTTTCTCTTTTGGAAAACTGACAAAAAATAGCTAAAAACCattttatatacaatatttactTCTTCAAATCACACAAGAACAACAATTTTGGATTGACATAAAAATTTTGGTACAGAAAGgtactaaatttattattagtaaggtactaaatttataattttattgcacTTGACTAATAGCTAAATGAGGACATTCAGAAGCTTTATACTACACGAAAAATATGACTATTTTGATCACTGCAGCATTGCACAGCAGTTTCAGCAGATGTCCAAagaaaaagttttaataatGGCATATCTCTGTTTTAAGTTTGTATATAAAATAGCCTGTAAATTATATGTAGTATACCTCCAATTCATATTTGTTAAGTCGTTATGTTTATTACAATAGCTTACCTGTTGGCCATCGGTGTTAATAGCTATCTGCTCGCCTTTAGACGAGCAGTATTTATCGCTGTAGGTATCCAACCCAACTTCCAACCTTACCAACTGATTATTAGGCTTAATAAACGCATTGACCACGTTCACATCCTTCCATTCTCTGTTCGCCGGCCTCACTGGGTACTGATATATGTATAAGTTACTAGCCAAGGCCTGAGATAAATACACTGGGATCTGAAATAgaaagaataggctagtttcctatacttaaaataaaatattttatgcagtgcacgaaataaagcaccacataattagaagaaaaatatggacagtagttatgtttaaacataatttctactTAAGAAGTCCAAGAGAAATATATAATGTAagtgaattgaccgtgacgtcactcctcagtatttcatagtaattccatactagcaaatcgttttgacagttcttaaagagaagctgatttgactagtaggaaactagcctattcgaaAGAGTTCGTGCACAATAACATAACCTAACCGCATACCACGTTGTAAAAGCTCTTTTATAAGGGATTTTACCTCTTGAACTACAGGATCTTCTTCTTCCATCATTAACAATGTCTTAAACACAATAATAACATAAGCGTTTCATAAAATTACATCAAAATATAACAGAGAAACATCCCAAATCCCACCGAACCGAcgtttcactttttttttggattagaTTGGACAGTTCGAGCCTCGAGGACAGTTTCGGTTCACAGATGTTTGAAAGATCGGCGACGTTTAAATACTAAGCTCAAATAGCCATTTTATAAGGGCTAATTAGATACATGCGTTGGAACATCGCGAACGCTGCCGCACCCgagccatagatttagaattattaaactagattgtttaattaggtcaaaaagtgtgtccacatgagaggtaattgtttgggctggtgtccctctcgcacttgctgacaatgtcaacattattcagtgacgtcatcactgtcataaattggggataccagtcaattttcaaagttactactaaatctactaacacccaattgaaagtattttttaattatacaaatctttgatttactggcatcaaaataatcacattataattattttcaaattttttgcaatatatcgaaaccctagtttgaatataacattaaaataaaataagaagttataaagtcaggtaatatacagataaaaatactactaatatgggaacctcattaacactggcaacacgtgcgagagggacaccagcccaaacaatgccctctcatgtggaccgttttcgctagtctgatacgatcgactttctgtttcagtaataaggtttaatttcgtatggcaaaaaatgtgattgagctgtcccctgtaaaggtctttgaccCGAGCTGACTTTTTTCGTTTCACGCATTCAATATGATGCACATTGTAAACTGTGTTtgaggttttttttatattccaaAAATGTTTAATGATGTtctgatatttatattttgtgaaaCTACTATAAGGAAAACGCTGATTGCAACGCTTGGATCTAGTAGACCCTAGCTCGTTGAAGAAAGTCGGATATACGTTACACAAAAAATGGTCTGTCATTTACGATTGtttattatttgtagattttgtAGAAGTAGCTATGAAGAGGAATGGGAAAATAAAATAGATAATGTAATTAATTTTCAAGCATAGTATGATAAAATTAGACGTTAGTCACAATGAACAGTATGTAACTATATATATTAAGaaatttaatatgtacctacttaccacCAACACCTTagctacttatttttatttttcagctGAAGCTTCCCGTAATATTAATGTAAGGAAGATaattaaatacaacatttttgtCCTCAAAATAGTTCAatttgtaagtattatttacgtCCTGTAATCTCTTATATGAATTAAATGGTGGTGTCCATATTAAATAGAGGTTTTCGactaaaaaaaatgcaaatttgtaaaaTGTAGAGCTCATAGCCCAGTTAGACATAAAGAGCTCCTTAAAAATTGATTGGAAATGTGCGGGCGAAGTtctaattcccatagaaaatttgaattttgcgcCTTTTTAGTCCcatgatttggttgaccgtctatacaAATATTCCAATTTGGTCAAGACTTAATATAGATGCAAACTTAATAGTGTTGGCCAGAAACTCATAACAAGACAtgtaaatcataatataatttaagTACTACTTAATAACATTTTTCTTCTTTCTAGGTAACGTCTTTTTTCATAATGGTGATTTTACCATTCATAGTGAAGCCTCCCATTGGGCATATGTATTGCATATCAACTGGCCCCACATTAATTATATCGTTTCTATTCATTGAAATGTACATTTTAAAAAGGGTGCCGCTATTCATGGAAAAAATGTATCTTTTCTTCCAAATATGCTTTACGTTTGGGGCGTTTATACAGTGTTTTCTTTTAAATCTCACTCGTTTTATGACATTTTTAGCATATGGCATAAGTTACTTGATATTATTGGCTGCTTTGGTATTCGATATAGTCTTAATTGCAAATGAAAGAGGATGCACAATTAATGTTGCGTAATATGCAACTACGTATGTGCGACTTCATAAATTTGGCTGGCTATTTTAAGGGGGGTAGAGCGAAGAAAATACTTTGTATTCAGATTAAGAAAGGTACATTAGGTACTCGTGTTCCTTACATACTATAAtatctacataattttattgattaTGAAAATAACTCTGTTTATGTAAATAACTATTAGGTCATTTTATAACTACGTGTAAAAATCAATATATTACTATTTCTTATCAGTgccttttgttttatttttaaggcTTTAGTTTAGCTTACGGGGTTTAAGCTACTCCAGATCCGAAGGATCCTCGACTCAATAGGGACTCTGAAGTCTTTCAGCTGAATCGCAACTACATTATAATTATAGGATAGGCACAGCTTTTGAAGGAGCTACTTATGTTTGAAATTTTTTCGACATTGATTTTTCCCGTCAATATACCTTATGTATTATGTATCACACAAGAAGGGCGGAACATCGAGCAACTCTTCatgtaaggtcagtgtggagaagaccgtctacccggaaagaccgtctattgactataacttttgtgtttatatatctacgcctctcacacctccgaaggtatatcagtttttcatccttaaaccattggtcttcaatacatatccctaggacgaacactagttaacaataaacttgattcgtgtttcgaactcgagcatcgagttcaacatggttccgcaaaaaattaaaataaaatagtatatgtaacgtagtcatttaataaccatTCTTTCTggctagtactattaatctactcaaaacgcgttcaatttcttgttttatgttctgaaatatgtaacttagaaattgtgcctactcagaaagtccggcataaaagagaaaggcaagaccggcatacgataaacaaggagttgccaaccttttttaggctttattggaaataagtcgagtgtaaacattatcaatatataagtacgtttttggcttatgataattgtaccgtttttgattttaacttcgaaatatagttttggtaatgattcgtatggtgttaccatagc from Leguminivora glycinivorella isolate SPB_JAAS2020 chromosome 14, LegGlyc_1.1, whole genome shotgun sequence includes:
- the LOC125233584 gene encoding LOW QUALITY PROTEIN: DNA-directed RNA polymerase III subunit RPC5 (The sequence of the model RefSeq protein was modified relative to this genomic sequence to represent the inferred CDS: inserted 1 base in 1 codon), whose amino-acid sequence is MMEEEDPVVQEIPVYLSQALASNLYIYQYPVRPANREWKDVNVVNAFIKPNNQLVRLEVGLDTYSDKYCSSKGEQIAINTDGQQESRYIKDKEREKAQYFNDGIMDKMVFESSSPCVDTQHYAVAILQDKELHCTPIKGIVQMRPSCSYYDRQDKRKHDKNKAENSDDEDKEPEAQQVTVKFARQETDVAKKAREKSYESISQRIAEEPWYHGLWKHADTDYADLERLKLFSATPGQGSALSLRGREYVRALVPPPPADEAQATPKRLDPVEQLADILNNAKLMTFDDLRSLIRTDSGPLSESALLSLLSGHACCVRGLWTARSSALGAGATAALWRAARDHVLYLFTQHSYIDRRKVAAAVRLPPQDVLDIIRSVAKFNPKTGWELLXPPDSAFESKHPELVQRQNLYWEARQRLFNEMLIGETVPKRQRKKSQRDSVSSDIMSPKPRTNSVSEEDGKRKKSTAGGKRTRNVSSSSVQET